In Mycobacterium sp. ITM-2016-00317, the genomic window CAGTGCGGTGCCAGCAGGCCGGTCTCGGCGAGCGCGACCTGGCGCTCACCCTCCGGCGCGGCCGCCACTTCGGCCACCGCGGAAGCGATCTCGGGCCGCAGGTCGGCGACCGAGTCCAGGTCGATGTTGAGGTCCCTGCGCACGCCCTGCTGTGTCAGCGCGGCCACCCGGCGCAACCACCGCGACCGGCCGCCCAGGAACTGGCCGATGCCGTAGGCCCTGCGCAGGTACAGGTGCGCGTCGTGCTCCCACGTGATGCCGATGCCGCCGAGCACCTGGATGCAGTCCTTGGCGTTGGCCTTGGCCGCGTCGATGGCGACCGACGCGGCCAGAGCGGCCGCGATCGAGAGTTGATCGGCGTCCGCCTCCTCGGCGGCCCGTGCGGCATCCGCGGCAGCCACCGCCACCTGCTCCGAGCGCAGCAGCATCTCCGCGCACATGTGCTTGATCGCCTGGAAGCTGCCGATCGGCTTGCCGAACTGCTCGCGTACCTTCGCGTACTCGGTGGCGGTGCGCAGCAGCCAGCGCGCCAGCCCGGCGGCCTCCGCGGCCATCAGCGTGGCCGCCAGGTCGACGACCCACTGGGCGGGGACGTCCAGCGCCTCGGCCGGCGCACCGTCGAGCACGACGCGGGCCAGCGGGCGGGAGAAGTCGGTGGCCTCGAGCGTCTCGACGGTCACCCCGTCGGCGGCGCCGTCGACCAGCACCCACGTGTCGCCCGCGGGCAGCAGCAGCACCGCGGACCGGTCCGCGCCCAGCACGTGGGGCGCACTGCCCGAGACCCGGCCGTCGGCGTAGTCCAGGTCCGCGCTCAGCGTCAGCGCCGCGGTGCGCTGACCGGTGGCCAGCGCCTCCAGCAGCTCGGCCTGCGCTCCGGGCAGCACCAAGGTGGCCAGCGCGGTGGTCACCACCGGACCGGGCACCAGCGCCGCGGCCGCCTCGTCGATCATGGCTGCCAGATCCGATACCGTGCCGTCGGCTCCGCCGTGCTCCTCGGGGAGCGCGACACCGAAGATCCCTAGTTCGGCCAGGCCGGCGTACGGCGCGCGCCAGGCATCGGCGTCACCCTGCTCGACCTCCCGTGCCGCCTCGACCGCGCGCGACGCCGCGGCCCAGGTCCGGACCAGTTCACGGGCGGCGGACTGGTCGTCGGTGGTGGGAGCGGATGTTGAAGCCGACACCATGTCTCCTAGCGTTTGGGTGAGAAGACGATGCTTCTCACTAGAACGTGTTCTAATAGTGACAGCGTTCGACCGTCAAGTCGACCGCCCTCGGAGCGGGGCACCGGCGTGTGCCCGCCGCATGGACAAGAGAAATACGGGACCGGGATGCGTATCGTTTTCACCGGGAACGCATCACGAAGGAGCCATTCACCGGATGTCGGGGTCGTCGGATTTCGCCGCTGATAAGCCGCAGACGCCTGCCCGCACCACCTCGGGCACGGGGTCGGACTCCAAGCCCCGCCAGGTCATGAACGTCGCGGTGCTCGCCGAATCCGAGCTCGGCTCCGAGGCACAGCGCGAACGGCGCAAGCGCATTCTCGACGCCACCCTCGCGATCGCGTCCAAGGGCGGGTACGAGGCGGTACAGATGCGCGCGGTGGCCGAACGCGCCGACGTCGCGGTCGGCACCCTGTACCGGTACTTCCCGTCGAAGGTGCACCTGCTGGTCTCGGCGCTGGGCCGTGAGTTCGAGCGCATCGACGCCAAGACCGACCGGTCCGCGTTTCCGGCCGGCGCCACCGCCTACCAGCGGCTCAACATCATGGTCGGCAAGCTGAACCGGGCCATGCAGCGCAACCCGCTGCTGACCGAGGCGATGACGCGCGCGTTCGTGTTCGCCGACGCGTCCGCCGCCGGTGAGGTCGATCACGTCGGCAAGCTGATGGACTCGATGTTCGCCCGGGCGATGAGCGACGGCGAACCGACCGAGGACCAGTACCACATCGCGCGGGTGATCTCCGACGTCTGGCTGTCCAACCTGCTGGCCTGGCTGACCCGCCGCGCGTCGGCCACCGACGTCAGCAAGCGGCTCGATCTGGCCGTGCGGCTCCTGATCGGCGACGGCGACCAGCCTAAGATCTGACGGGTGAGCGCCGACCTCCCGTCCGAACTGCAGGCTGCGCTGACCGCCGCGGCCGACACCCCACGACTTCTGGTCACCTCTGACTTCGACGGCACGCTGGCGCCGATCGTCAACAACCCGGCCGATGCACGCCCACTGCCCGACGCCGCGGAAGGGCTGCTTCAACTTTCCGAATTGCCCTCTACCACAACGGCATTGATCTCCGGCCGGGCGCTCGAGACGCTCCGGGCGCTGTCGTCGATGCCGGCGTCCGTACACCTGGTGGGCAGCCACGGCGCCGAGTTCGCCGGTGGCTTCGCCCATGACATCGACCACGATCTGCTCGGGCGCATCACCGAGCGGCTGCGCGAGATCGCCTCGGGCCGAACAGGTGTGACGGTCGAGACGAAACCCGCCAGCGTCGCACTGCACGTACGCAACGCGTCCCCGGCCGACGGGGAGGCCGCCCTGGCTGCCGCGTGGGAGGCGTCCCCGCAGTGGAACGCGCACGTGACCAGCGGCAAGGCGGTACTGGAGTTCGCCGTCGTGTCCACCGACAAGGGCGAGGCGGTCGACATCCTGCGCGCCGAGCACGATGCGACGGCCGTGGTGTTCTTCGGCGACGACGTCACCGACGAGAAGGCGTTCGCCCGGTTGCGCAACTCCGACGTCGGGGTCAAGGTCGGGCCGGGCGAGACGGCCGCGGCCTACCGGGTGGACTCGCCGGACGACGTCGCCACCGCGCTGCAGTTCCTGCTCAGCCGACGACGGTCACGCCGGGGGTCCTGACGTACGTCCCCGCACCACCTCGGTCGGCAGCACCTCGATCACGGGCAGTCCCGAGCGCGCCGGGTTGTGCAGGATTTCCCCTGCCCGCCTTCCTTTTTCCACACCCGGCTGCACCACGGTGGTCAGGCCGCGGCGCCTGGCCTCCGGCACCCCGTCGAAACCGGTGACCGTCATCTGCCCCGGCACGTAGACCCCCCGTGCGCGGAGGTGGTCCATCGCCGAGAGCGCCAGCACGTCCGCGGTGCACATCAGCGCGGTGATCCGGGGATTGGCCTCCAGCGCGACGTCGGCGCCCATACCGCCCGACGACGGCAGATGTTCGTAGCTCTCCACGACGGTCAGCGACTGCGGGTCGAGGCCGGCCGCTTCCATCGCGTCGCGCACCCCGCGGATCCGTTCACCCTGCACCTGGAAGTGCGGGGTCCGCAATCGCTCCGGGTCGGCCAGCGCCGGAGAGACGCCGCCGTGCGGCCAGTCCCGGCCCAGTCGCATCGTCAGCAGCCCGATCTCGCGGTGGCCGAGGCCGATGACGTGCTCGGCGAGCCGACGCATCGCCGCCCGGTCGTCGATGCCCACGCGCGATGCCCCGGGTACGTCCCGCGGCTGGTCGACCACCACGAGAGGGAGATGACGTCCGGCCACCACCGGCAGATACGGGTCGTCGTCCGAGGCCGAGTACACCACGAAGCCGTCCACCCCGGCGGCCAGCACCGCCGCCGATCCCTCGGCGAGGCTGCGGTTCGGACCCACCGCGACCAGGAGCAGGCCCTGCCCCACCGCCTCACACGACTCGGCAAGCCCGGCAACGAAATCCAGTGCCGCGGGATCGCTGAACGAATAGTTCAGCGGTTCGGTGATCACCAGGCCGACGGCTCCGGCCTTGCGGGTGCGCAGCGAGCGGGCGACCGGGTCCGGGCCCGGATACCCCAGCCGCTTGGCGGTCGTGAGCACCCGCTCGCGCAGTTCGGGCGACAACTGGTCGGGCCGGTTGTAGGCGTTGGACACGGTGGTGCGCGACACCTTGAGCTCGGCGGCCAGTGAGGCCAACGTGGCACGCCGCCTCGGCGCCGGACTCCTGGACATGCTCCCCGACGTTAGTGGATGGCGGGCGCCGCAGGCCTGCGACTCGGGCGCGGCGCGCGGAGACCGGCCCACACCAGCAACCAGACCGCGCACGCGATCGAGACGATCACGAAGCTCGGCGGCAGATTGAACATCGCCGAGAGCACCAGTCCCACCCACACCGACACCAGTCCGATCACCGCGGACACCGCCATCGCCACGACCGGGCGGGCAGTCAGCATCAGCGCGGTCGCGGCGGGGGTGACCACCAGGGCGAACAACAGCAGTGTCCCCACGGCCTGCACCGCCATCGTCACCGTCAGCCCGAGCAGCACCATGAACGTGATCGACAGCCCACGCACCGGAACACCCTTGGCCTCGGCGACCTTGCTGTTGACCGAGGTGAACAGCAGCGGCCGGAAGATGAACGCGATGCCCGCGGCGGTCAACACCAGCAGCCCCAGGAAGGACAGCAACTGCTCGCCGGTGATCGCCAGCAGGTTGCCGAAAAGCACGTTGGTCAGCGTCGAGGAGTTTCGGGTCGCCAGCGAGTTGAAGAACAACCCCAGCCCGGTGGCGAACGCCAGCACGGTGCCGGTCGCGACCTCCCGGTCGGCGGCCCGCTTGCCCAGCGCGCCGATCACCAGCGCCCCGCCCACGCAGAACACGCCGAGCCCGACCGCCACCGGCAGGCCCAACAGCACGGCACCCGTGGCGCCGGGCAGGCCGATGTGCGCGAGCGCGTGCGCGGCGAACGCGATATGGCGCACCACGATGAAATAGCCCATGAGCCCGGCCGCCAGGGCCACGATGGTGCCGCCCAGCCAGGCGTTGCGCATGAACGACGAGCCGAGGATGTGCAGCCAGTTGTCCTGATAGCCGAGGGCCACCACGGTCTGGGTCATCCGCCGCTCCGCATGTAGAGCTGGCCCTGCAGGGTGTGGGCCACCTGGATCGTGGTTCCGTACATGTGGGTGAGCAGGTCGGAGTCGACGACGCGGTCCAGTGCCGCGTGGTGGGCGTGCCCGTCGAGCAGATAGATCGCGCTGTCCAGGACCGCCAGCAGCGGGTTGAGGTCGTGCGTCACCACCAGCACCGTCACCCCCAGCTCCTGCTTGAGCCGGTTCAGCACCGCGACGATCTCGTGCTGGTTGCGCAGGTCCAGCGAGGCCAGCGGCTCGTCGAGGATCAGCATCCGCGGCCGCGACACCAGTGCGGCGGCCAGCGCGATCCGCTGGCGCTGCCCGCCGGACAGGTCCGAGAGCCTGCGGTCGGCGATCTCACGCCCGTCCACCCAGCCGAGCGCCTCGTCGACGCGCTGACGGTCGGCGGCGCTGGTGCGGCTGAAACCCCACCGGCGCCCCGTCAGACCGAGCAGCACCGCGTCCCGGGCGCGGATGGCCTCGTTCGCGTTCGCGTCGTAGTTCTGTGGGACGTAACCGATCTCGTCATTGGCGCTGCCGGGCCGGTGACCGTATACCCGGACCTCGCCCGCGGTGGGCGGGAGCAGTCCGAGGATCACCTGCAGCAGCGTGGTCTTACCCGAACCGTTGGGTCCGATCACGGCGACGAATCTGCCCGCCTCGACCCGGAACGTCGAGTCGCTCCAGATCATCCGCCCGTCGCGCTCGACGCTGACGTCGTCGAACGCCAGCGCCGGTACCGCGGCCGGTTCAGGTGCGGACACCGAGGGCCTCGGCCAGGGCATCCAGTTGCGCCACCTGCCAATCCTGGAACGAACCGGCCCCGTCGGGCAACGTCTCGGTCACCTCCACCACCGCGACACCGGCCCGCTCGGCTGCCGAGCGCAGCTGCTGGGGCACCGAACCCTCGGTCTGGATGTTGTAGATCAGCACGTCGACGCCGCGGTCGGCGAGCAGCCGCAGGAACGCGTCCAGATCGGCTGGCGACGGTTCGCTCTCGTTGGCCGCGGCGGCGCGGTAGCCGGCCGGGGTGCGGTCCACCAGCCCGACCGCGGTGGCCATGTCTTCGAACACGCTCTCGCTGGCGCCGTAGGTCTTGCCCGCGGCACCGGTCCGGATCGCCGCGATCGCGTCGCGGTAGGGCTTCATCGACTCCTCGAACGCGGCGCGCCGATCGGCGAAGTAGCCGGCGGCGTCCGGGGCGAGGTCGCTCAGCGTCGCGGTGACCGCCTCGGCGACCTCGGTCACCACTGCCGGGCTGTACCAGACGTGGGGGTTCTCGCCTGCGCTGTGGTCGTGACCCGCGTGGTCATGGCCCACGTGGTCATGGCTGTGGTCCCCATGGTCCTCGCTGTGGCCGCCGCCGATCTCGACCGCGTCGATCACCCGCGCATCGGCCGCCGAGGTCGCGGCGAGCTTGACCGCCCACTCGTCGTAGTGCCCGCCGTTGACGACCACCAGTTGCGCGCCCTCGAAGGCCACCGCGTCGGAGGGTGCGGGTTCGTAGTCGTGCGGGTCGACCGACGAACCGGCCAGCACCGTCGTCACGTCGGCGCACGCTCCGCCGAGCTGGGACACGATGTCACCCCACTGGTCGACGCTGACGACGACGTCGACCGCCGACGCCGGGCAGTCCGGCGCCCCGGCCCCCGACGGGGCGGCGGTGTCCGCACCGCCACAGGCGGACAGGGACAGCGGCAGGCAGACGGCGAGCGTCGCGGTGAGCGCGCGCAGACGACGGGACGAACCAAGCACGTCGCAACGATAACCGTTTTCAATAACGTCCGCACACCGCCGTGGCGGCCGTCACTTCCCCGTCACCGCCGGTGTCCGGATTCCGGGCACTAGGCTCGGCCCCATGACCACGGTCTCGGTCGACCTCAACGCCGACCTCGGTGAGGGTTTCGGGGTCTGGACGCTCGGCGACGACGACGCGATGCTGGAGATCGTCACCTCGGCCAACGTCGCCTGCGGTTTCCACGCGGGTGATCCGGCGACGCTGTCGAAGGTGTGCCGCGCGGCCGCCGACCGCGGCGTGCGGATCGGCGCCCAGGTCAGCTACCGCGACCTGGCCGGCTTCGGCAGACGCTTCATCGACGCCAGCGCCGAGGACCTGACCGCCGACGTGATGTACCAGATCGGCGCCCTGTCCGCGCTCGCCGCCGCAGCCGGTACCTCGGTGTCATATGTGAAACCCCATGGTGCGCTGTACAACTCGATCGTCACGAATCGGGTACAGGCGCAGGCGGTGGCCGAAGCGGTACACGCCGTCGACCCCGCGCTTCCCGTGCTCGGCCTGGCCGGCTCGGTGTTCTTCGCTGCCGCCGACCGGCTGGGACTGCGCACCGTGCCCGAGGCGTTCGCCGACCGCGCCTACCGGCCCGACGGACAGCTGGTGTCCCGGCGCGAGCGCAACGCGGTGCTGCACGACGTCGACGAGATCGCCGCGCGCGTGATCTCGATGGTCACCGCCGGACGGGTCACCGCGGTGGACGGTTCGACGATCCCGGTCACCGTCGAATCGGTGTGCGTGCACGGCGACTCCCCCGGCGCCGTGCAGATCGCCACCGCGGTGCGTGAACGGCTGCTCGGCGACGGCGTGGCGCTGGCTCCGTTCACCTGAGCCAGCCGGGGAATATCCGGCGCCCCGCCGGGTTGAAGGTGATCAGGCCCCACGTACCCTCGACGGGCTCTACGCATGTCGAATCAGCCGGTCGGAGGTGAAGCGCGTTGGTCGCGTTCGAGCCGTCTGTCGGAGACGCCCAGCGATGGGCGTACCCACTGCTGCTGGTGCTCAGCGGTGTCGCACTCGGGGTCTCCGGGATGCCCGCGCCGCTGTACGGCATCTACGAGACCAACTGGCACCTCTCGCCGCTGGCCACCACGGTGGTCTTCGCGGTGTACGCCATCGCCGCACTGGCCGCCGTGCTCGTGTCCGGCCGGATCTCCGACGTGGTGGGGCGGAAACCGGTGCTCGTCGCCGCGCTGATCGCACTGCTGGTCGGCCTCGGCGTGTTCCTGGTCGCCGACAGCATGGCCATGCTGCTGCTGGCCCGCACCATCCACGGCGCGGCAGTGGGTTCGATCGTCGTCGCGGGCGCGGCCGCCCTGCTGGACCTGCGGCCCGATCACGGCGTGCGCGCCGGCCAGCTCAGCGGCGTCAGCTTCAACATCGGGATGACCGTGGCCATCCTCGGTTCGGCGCTGCTCGCCCAGTACGCGCCGCACCCGCTGCGCACCCCGTACGCGGTCGTCGCCGTCCTCTGCCTGATCGTCGGCGTCGGTCTGCTGGCGCTGCGCGAAACCCACACCACCCGCGCCAGTGGCCCCATCCGCATGGCCAAACCCTCTGTGCCTCAGGAAATCCGCGGCGACTTCTGGTTCTCCGCGCTCGGCGCGATGGCCTCCTGGTCGGTGCTGGGTGTGCTGCTGTCGCTGTACCCGTCGCTGGCGGCGCGCCAGACCCACATCGACAACCTGGTCTTCGGCGGGGCCGTGGTCGGCACCACCGCGTTCGCCGCCGCGCTCGCGCAGCTGGCGGCCACCCGCATCCCGGCGCGGTATTCCGCGATCATCGGCGACGCGGGAATGGCCGTCGCTCTGCTGCTGACGATCCCGGTGCTGCTGACCCACCAGTGGCAGCTGGTCTTCGTCGCGGCCGCACTCCTCGGCGCGACATTCGGGTTGGGGTTCGGCGGCTCACTGCGCCACCTGTCCGACGTCGTGCCCGCGGGCAGGCGGGGCGAGACGATGTCGGCGTTCTACCTGCTGGCCTACTCGGCCATGGCCGTGCCGACCCTGATCGCGGGCTGGGCGGCCACCCGATGGGATCTGGCCGCGGTGTTCCCGTGGTTCGCCGGCGCGGTGGCGGCGGCCTGCCTGGGCGCCGCGCTGGCCGGACTGCGCAGCATCAGGGCCACCCGCACCGCTTAGGGTGTCGTCATGCGCCTGAAGGCCGGGCGGCCTGACCTGCAGGCCTACGCCGGGTATTTCGACCTGCCGACCCCGCCACCGTCGTCACCGCTGACGGTGACCTGGGCCGGGGTGGCCACGCTGTTGATCGACGACGGCCGGTCCGCGGTCATGACCGACGGATTCTTCACGCGGCCAAACCTTCTCACGGTCGCCGCGCGGCCGCTGAAACCGTCACCGTCCCGGATCCGGGACGGGCTGACCCGACTGGGCGTGACGCACCTGGACGCCGTCACCCCGGTGCACACCCACTACGACCACGCGATGGACTCGGCGCTGGTCGCCGACCTGACCGGCGCCCGGTTGATCGGCGGCACCTCCGCGGCCCACCTCGGCCACGGCCTGGACCGCGTCGAGGTCGTCACCCCGGGTGCACCGAGCACGGCGGGCAACTTCGACCTCACGCTCGTCGAGGGCGACCACTGCCCGCCGGACCGCTTCCCGGGCACCATCACCGCACCGATCACCCCGCCGGCCCGGGTCTCGGCTTACCGCTGCGGGGAGGCCTGGTCGACGCTCGTGCACCACCGGCCGTCCGGCATCGGCATCCTCATCGTCGGCAGCGCCGGATTCCGGCCGGGCGCGCTGAGCGGCCACCGCGCCGACGTGGCGTACCTCGGCGTCGGGCAGCTCGGGCTGCAGCCGGAGAGTTACCTCGTCGAGTACTGGACGCAGACCGTCCGCACCGTCGGCGCCCGCCAGGTGGTGCTGATCCACTGGGACGACTTCTTCCGGCCGCTGCACAAGCCGCTGCGGGCCCTGCCGTTCGCCGCCGACGACCTCGACCGGTCGATGCGCGTGCTGTCCCGGCTGGCCGCCGAGGACGGTGTCGGACTGCACCTGCCCACGCTGTGGCGGCCGGCCGCCCCATGGAACTGACAGTCTCCGTCGTCGCGCTGGCCGCGGTGCTCGGTTTCGCGCTGCTGCGCCCGCACCGGTGGCCCGAGGCCGTCGTCGCGGTGCCTGCCGCGGGCGCCGTCATCGCCGTCGGCGCCCTGTCCTGGGATGAGGCCGTCGCCGAGGTCGGCCGGCTCGCCCCGGTGGTGGGGTTCCTGGCCGCGGTGCTCGTGCTGGCCCGGATGTGTGACGACCTAGGGTTGTTCCACGCCGCCGGCGTGCTGATGGCCCGGGCCACCTCCGGCGGCCAGAACCGGTTGCTGGCCTCGGTTTTCGGGATCGCCGCCGGCGTCACCGCGGTGCTGAGCCTGGACGCCACCGTCGTATTGCTGACCCCTGTCGTGCTGGCCACCGCACGCACGCTCGCAGTCCCGGCGCGGCCACACGCGTACGCCACCGCACACCTGGCCAACACCGCCTCGCTGCTGCTGCCGGTGTCGAACCTGACCAACCTGCTGGCCTTCAGCGCTGCCGGGCTGTCGTTCCTGCATTTCGCCGCGGCCATGTCGCTGCCCTGGATAGCGGCAATACTGGTCGAATTCCTGTTGCTGCGTTGGGTTTTCGCGAAGGATCTGGCGATCCCGCCGCAACGCGAGGTGTCCACCGAACCGATCGAGGTACCTGCCTTCGCGCTGGTGGTGGTGGGCCTGACGCTGGCCGGGTTCGCCGTCACCTCCCTGCTGGGCCTGTCGCCGGCATGGGCGGCACTGGCCGGAGCGCTGGTGCTGGGCGCGCGGGCGCTGGGTACCGGCCGCACCACGGTCACCGCGATCGCCAAGGCGGTCGACGTGCCGTTCCTGGCCTTCGTGCTGTGCCTCGGCGTCGTGGTCGACGCGGCGATGCGCAGCGGACTGGAACCTGCCATGCACCGGCTGATCCCCGACGGTCAGGGCCTGTGGGCACTGCTGGCGATCGCCGCGGTCGCGGCCGTGCTGTCCAACCTGGTCAACAACCTGCCCGCGGTGCTGGTGCTGCTGCCGCTGGTGAGCGCAGCCGGCCCCGCCCCGGTGCTGGCGGTGCTGATCGGGGTGAACATCGGGCCCAACCTGACGTACGTCGGGTCCCTGGCGAACCTGTTGTGGCGCAGCGTCGTCCGGCGGGACATGAAAGCCGGGTTCGGGGAGTTCAGCCGGGTGGGCCTGTGCACCACCCCGCTCGTGCTGGTCGCGGCGGTGCTGGGGCTGTGGACCTGGATCCAGCTGGTGGGGCTCTAGTTCAGGCGGCGCTGCCGGGCGATCTCGGCGAGCACGACCCCGGCTGCCACCGAGGCGTTCAGCGACTCGGTGGGGCCCGCCATCGGGATGGACACGATGCGATCGCAGTTCTCCCGCACCAGGCGCGACAGGCCCTTGCCCTCCGAACCGACCACGACGATCGTCGGACTCAACCCGTCGATCTCGTCGATCGTGGTGTCACCGTCGGCGTCGAGTCCGACGACCTGCAGTCCCGCGTCGGCGTACTGCTTCAGCGTGCGGTTGAGGTTGGTCGCCCGCGCCACCGGCGTCCTGGCTGCCGCACCCGCGCTGGTCCGCCATGCGACCGCGGTGACAGATGCCGACCTGCGCTGTGGCAGCACGACGCCATGGCCGCCGAATGCGGAGACCGAACGGACGATCGCACCGAGGTTGCGCGGATCGGAGATGTTGTCGAGTGCGACCAGAAGTGCCGGCGCCGCATCGGATTTCGCGTCGCGAAGCAGATCGTCGGGGTGCGCGTAGCTGTAGGGCGGCACCTGCAGTGCGATGCCCTGATGCAGGCCGTTGGCCGCGATCCGGTCCAGATCGTGGCGGGGCACCTCCAGGATCGAGATGCCTCTGTCGGCGGCCATCTGCACCGACTCGGTGAGACGCTCGTCGGAGTCGGTGCCCAGCGCCACGTACAGCGCCGTGGCGGGGACCCCGGCGCGCAGGCATTCCACCACCGGGTTACGCCCGAGGACGATCTCGGTGTCGTCCGTCTTCTTGTGCCTGCCCTGCGCCTGGCGCGCCGCCTTGGCGGCGCGCTTGCCCGCGGGGTGATGCGGCCGCTCATGCGCAGGCGGCGTCGCGCCGCGGCCTTCCAGACCGCGCCGCCGGACCCCGCCGGACCCGACCGTCGGCCCCTTCTTGGTTCCGGCCTTGCGCACCGCACCGCGACGCTGTGAATTACCCGCCATTACTTGTCCGTCCCGTCCAGAAGTGACCATTGGGGACCGTCGGCGGTGTCGGTCACCTCGATACCCGCCGCCTTGAGGCGGTCGCGGATGGCATCGGCCTCGGCCCAGTCCCGGCAGGCCCTGGCCTCCTCGCGGCGGCGCACCTCGGCCCGCACGAGCACGTCGACCGCCGCGAGCGCCGCCGAAGTCTCGTCGCGCGACTCCCAGCGCTCGTCGAGCGGATCGGCACCCAGGATGCCCATCATCGCCCGGATCGACATCGCGTGCGCCAGCGCGGTGTCGTGGTCACCCGCGTCCAGTGCCCGGTTGCCCTCGGCCCGCACGGCGTGCACCTCGGCCAGCGCCATCGGCACGGCGAGGTCGTCGTCGAGTGCGGCGCCGAACTTCGGAGTCCACTGACCGGGCACCACCGCACCCACCCGGTTGCGTACCCGGTGCAGGAAGTCCTCGATGCCGGTGTAGGCCTTCGCCGCGTCCTGCAGTGCCGTCTCGGAGAACTCCAGCATGGACCGGTAATGCGCACTACCCAGGTAGTAGCGCAGCTCTGCAGCCCGAACCCGTTGCAGCACAGCAGGTATCGCGAGCACGTTGCCCAGCGACTTGCTCATCTTCTCGCCGCCCATGGTGACCCAGCCGTTGTGCATCCAGAACCGGGCGAACCCGTCACCGGCCGCCTCGGCCTGGGCCATCTCGTTCTCGTGGTGCGGGAAGACCAGATCCATGCCGCCGGCATGGATGTCGAACTCGGGGCCGAGGTAGGTCTCGCACATCGCGACACACTCGGTGTGCCATCCCGGGCGTCCCCGTCCCCACGGCGTCGGCCACGACGGTTCTCCCGGCTTGGCGCCCTTCCACAGCGTGAAGTCGCGCTGGTCCCGCTTGCCGGTGGCCACACCCT contains:
- a CDS encoding acyl-CoA dehydrogenase: MVSASTSAPTTDDQSAARELVRTWAAASRAVEAAREVEQGDADAWRAPYAGLAELGIFGVALPEEHGGADGTVSDLAAMIDEAAAALVPGPVVTTALATLVLPGAQAELLEALATGQRTAALTLSADLDYADGRVSGSAPHVLGADRSAVLLLPAGDTWVLVDGAADGVTVETLEATDFSRPLARVVLDGAPAEALDVPAQWVVDLAATLMAAEAAGLARWLLRTATEYAKVREQFGKPIGSFQAIKHMCAEMLLRSEQVAVAAADAARAAEEADADQLSIAAALAASVAIDAAKANAKDCIQVLGGIGITWEHDAHLYLRRAYGIGQFLGGRSRWLRRVAALTQQGVRRDLNIDLDSVADLRPEIASAVAEVAAAPEGERQVALAETGLLAPHWPRPHGRAAGPAEQLLIDQELAAAGVVRPDLVIGWWAVPTILEHGSAEQVEQFVPPTLRGELTWCQLFSEPGAGSDLAALRTKAVRVDGESGPGWKLTGQKVWTSAAQKAHWGVCLARTDPDAPKHKGITYFLIDMKSPGIVIRPLREITGDELFNEVFFDDVFVPDEMVVGQVNDGWRLARTTLANERVAMAQGTALGNPMEELLAVIARLEVDGAQQDQLGQLIVTAQVGSLLDQRIAQLAVEGQDPGPQASARKLIGVRYRQALAEFRMDLSEGGGAVLNQQVHDFLNTRCLTIAGGTEQILLTVAGERLLGLPR
- the kstR gene encoding cholesterol catabolism transcriptional regulator KstR: MNVAVLAESELGSEAQRERRKRILDATLAIASKGGYEAVQMRAVAERADVAVGTLYRYFPSKVHLLVSALGREFERIDAKTDRSAFPAGATAYQRLNIMVGKLNRAMQRNPLLTEAMTRAFVFADASAAGEVDHVGKLMDSMFARAMSDGEPTEDQYHIARVISDVWLSNLLAWLTRRASATDVSKRLDLAVRLLIGDGDQPKI
- the otsB gene encoding trehalose-phosphatase → MSADLPSELQAALTAAADTPRLLVTSDFDGTLAPIVNNPADARPLPDAAEGLLQLSELPSTTTALISGRALETLRALSSMPASVHLVGSHGAEFAGGFAHDIDHDLLGRITERLREIASGRTGVTVETKPASVALHVRNASPADGEAALAAAWEASPQWNAHVTSGKAVLEFAVVSTDKGEAVDILRAEHDATAVVFFGDDVTDEKAFARLRNSDVGVKVGPGETAAAYRVDSPDDVATALQFLLSRRRSRRGS
- a CDS encoding LacI family DNA-binding transcriptional regulator: MSRSPAPRRRATLASLAAELKVSRTTVSNAYNRPDQLSPELRERVLTTAKRLGYPGPDPVARSLRTRKAGAVGLVITEPLNYSFSDPAALDFVAGLAESCEAVGQGLLLVAVGPNRSLAEGSAAVLAAGVDGFVVYSASDDDPYLPVVAGRHLPLVVVDQPRDVPGASRVGIDDRAAMRRLAEHVIGLGHREIGLLTMRLGRDWPHGGVSPALADPERLRTPHFQVQGERIRGVRDAMEAAGLDPQSLTVVESYEHLPSSGGMGADVALEANPRITALMCTADVLALSAMDHLRARGVYVPGQMTVTGFDGVPEARRRGLTTVVQPGVEKGRRAGEILHNPARSGLPVIEVLPTEVVRGRTSGPPA
- a CDS encoding metal ABC transporter permease; its protein translation is MTQTVVALGYQDNWLHILGSSFMRNAWLGGTIVALAAGLMGYFIVVRHIAFAAHALAHIGLPGATGAVLLGLPVAVGLGVFCVGGALVIGALGKRAADREVATGTVLAFATGLGLFFNSLATRNSSTLTNVLFGNLLAITGEQLLSFLGLLVLTAAGIAFIFRPLLFTSVNSKVAEAKGVPVRGLSITFMVLLGLTVTMAVQAVGTLLLFALVVTPAATALMLTARPVVAMAVSAVIGLVSVWVGLVLSAMFNLPPSFVIVSIACAVWLLVWAGLRAPRPSRRPAAPAIH
- a CDS encoding ABC transporter ATP-binding protein, with product MSAPEPAAVPALAFDDVSVERDGRMIWSDSTFRVEAGRFVAVIGPNGSGKTTLLQVILGLLPPTAGEVRVYGHRPGSANDEIGYVPQNYDANANEAIRARDAVLLGLTGRRWGFSRTSAADRQRVDEALGWVDGREIADRRLSDLSGGQRQRIALAAALVSRPRMLILDEPLASLDLRNQHEIVAVLNRLKQELGVTVLVVTHDLNPLLAVLDSAIYLLDGHAHHAALDRVVDSDLLTHMYGTTIQVAHTLQGQLYMRSGG
- a CDS encoding metal ABC transporter solute-binding protein, Zn/Mn family — protein: MLGSSRRLRALTATLAVCLPLSLSACGGADTAAPSGAGAPDCPASAVDVVVSVDQWGDIVSQLGGACADVTTVLAGSSVDPHDYEPAPSDAVAFEGAQLVVVNGGHYDEWAVKLAATSAADARVIDAVEIGGGHSEDHGDHSHDHVGHDHAGHDHSAGENPHVWYSPAVVTEVAEAVTATLSDLAPDAAGYFADRRAAFEESMKPYRDAIAAIRTGAAGKTYGASESVFEDMATAVGLVDRTPAGYRAAAANESEPSPADLDAFLRLLADRGVDVLIYNIQTEGSVPQQLRSAAERAGVAVVEVTETLPDGAGSFQDWQVAQLDALAEALGVRT
- a CDS encoding 5-oxoprolinase subunit PxpA, with amino-acid sequence MTTVSVDLNADLGEGFGVWTLGDDDAMLEIVTSANVACGFHAGDPATLSKVCRAAADRGVRIGAQVSYRDLAGFGRRFIDASAEDLTADVMYQIGALSALAAAAGTSVSYVKPHGALYNSIVTNRVQAQAVAEAVHAVDPALPVLGLAGSVFFAAADRLGLRTVPEAFADRAYRPDGQLVSRRERNAVLHDVDEIAARVISMVTAGRVTAVDGSTIPVTVESVCVHGDSPGAVQIATAVRERLLGDGVALAPFT